One window from the genome of Paraconexibacter algicola encodes:
- the argF gene encoding ornithine carbamoyltransferase, whose amino-acid sequence MPRHLLTGLELSADELHALLDRAVALKAAPYSSDALREKVVALIFQKPSTRTRLSFEAGIVELGGHPMLLRAEDLQLSRGESVKDTARILSRHVQAVGVRTGPDAMLEELAAEGDITVFNMLTAGHHPCQALADLLTLKETFGDVRGLKLAYVGDGNNVARSLALLGGLAGVEVAVAAPDGYQLEEGTGALLTSDPAEAVAGAHAIYADVWVSMGDEETADARRAALTPYRIDDELLDLAAPDAVALHCLPAHPGEEITAEVLYGDRQRIWDQAENRRHAQKALLELLLAPVA is encoded by the coding sequence ATGCCCCGCCATCTCCTGACCGGGCTCGAGCTGAGCGCCGACGAGCTGCACGCCCTCCTGGACCGCGCCGTCGCGCTGAAGGCCGCGCCGTACTCCTCCGACGCGCTGCGCGAGAAGGTCGTGGCGCTGATCTTCCAGAAGCCGTCGACACGCACGCGCCTGAGCTTCGAGGCGGGGATCGTCGAGCTCGGCGGTCACCCGATGCTCCTGCGCGCCGAGGACCTGCAGCTCTCGCGCGGCGAGTCGGTGAAGGACACGGCGCGGATCCTCAGCCGGCACGTGCAGGCGGTCGGCGTGCGCACCGGCCCGGACGCGATGCTCGAGGAGCTCGCGGCGGAGGGCGACATCACGGTCTTCAACATGCTCACCGCGGGCCACCACCCGTGCCAGGCGCTCGCCGACCTGCTGACGCTGAAGGAGACGTTCGGCGACGTCCGCGGCCTGAAGCTCGCGTACGTCGGCGACGGCAACAACGTGGCGCGCTCGCTGGCGCTGCTCGGCGGCCTGGCGGGCGTCGAGGTCGCGGTCGCCGCGCCGGACGGCTACCAGCTGGAGGAGGGCACCGGCGCGCTGCTGACGAGCGACCCGGCCGAGGCGGTCGCGGGCGCGCACGCGATCTACGCGGACGTGTGGGTGAGCATGGGCGACGAGGAGACCGCGGACGCCCGCCGCGCCGCCCTGACCCCGTACCGGATCGATGACGAGCTGCTCGATCTCGCGGCACCCGACGCAGTTGCGCTGCACTGCCTGCCCGCCCACCCGGGCGAGGAGATCACCGCCGAGGTGCTCTACGGCGACCGTCAGCGCATCTGGGACCAGGCCGAGAACCGCCGTCACGCGCAGAAGGCGCTGCTCGAGCTCCTGCTCGCGCCGGTCGCGTAG
- a CDS encoding endonuclease/exonuclease/phosphatase family protein has translation MRVLSWNLFHGRSLPETERSLLPEFSAALAAWPWDVALLQEVPPWWGPPLARATGAPWARTALTSRNQLLCLRRAVASRRPGLLGSWGGGANVILVRASAGVVTDHRRVRLTRTPERRVAHAVALAGSPLAPEGVLWVGNLHASQADPLERARADGARAERWLLGLPGAGPAVVLGGDFNDREPPPGRPLRPVASRSVDHVQVGAALTAAAGAATLLRRAREVDGEMRRLSDHPPLSVELRRAEAGKPVSEGEPDDTLRP, from the coding sequence GTGCGCGTCCTGAGCTGGAACCTCTTCCACGGCCGATCGCTCCCGGAGACCGAGCGGTCGCTGCTGCCCGAGTTCTCCGCCGCCCTCGCGGCGTGGCCGTGGGACGTCGCCCTGCTACAGGAGGTCCCCCCGTGGTGGGGGCCGCCGCTCGCCCGCGCGACGGGAGCACCGTGGGCACGCACGGCGCTCACCTCGCGCAACCAGCTGCTGTGCCTGCGCCGCGCGGTCGCGTCGCGCCGGCCGGGGCTGCTGGGCTCGTGGGGCGGCGGCGCGAACGTCATCCTCGTGCGCGCGTCGGCGGGCGTCGTGACCGACCACCGCCGGGTGCGCCTGACGCGCACGCCCGAGCGGCGCGTGGCGCACGCGGTCGCGCTGGCCGGCAGCCCGCTCGCCCCCGAGGGCGTCCTGTGGGTCGGCAACCTGCACGCCTCCCAGGCCGACCCGCTCGAGCGCGCCCGGGCCGACGGGGCGCGCGCGGAGCGGTGGCTGCTCGGCCTGCCGGGCGCCGGGCCCGCGGTCGTGCTCGGCGGCGACTTCAACGACCGCGAGCCGCCGCCCGGGCGACCGCTGCGCCCGGTCGCCTCGCGGAGTGTCGACCACGTCCAGGTGGGGGCGGCGCTGACCGCGGCGGCGGGCGCCGCGACGCTGCTGCGGCGCGCCCGCGAGGTCGACGGCGAGATGCGCCGGCTCAGCGACCACCCGCCGCTGAGCGTGGAGCTGCGCCGCGCCGAAGCAGGGAAACCGGTGTCCGAGGGTGAACCGGATGACACGCTGCGCCCGTAG
- a CDS encoding cupredoxin domain-containing protein, whose product MRKTAVALSLLALAGFAGCGDDDEDTTSNAPAETTTSQTGAAPAPEAAPGEVIMKGIRFQPAEITVKVGDTVTWKNEDPVDHNAVDEDGGQFKSELFGEGKTYEFKTTKAGVINYVCTVHPGMTGKITVTE is encoded by the coding sequence ATGCGCAAGACCGCCGTCGCCCTCTCCCTCCTCGCCCTCGCCGGGTTCGCCGGCTGCGGCGACGACGACGAGGACACCACGAGCAACGCCCCTGCCGAGACCACGACCAGCCAGACCGGCGCCGCCCCGGCCCCCGAGGCCGCCCCGGGCGAGGTCATCATGAAGGGGATCCGCTTCCAGCCCGCCGAGATCACCGTGAAGGTCGGCGACACCGTCACCTGGAAGAACGAGGATCCCGTCGACCACAACGCCGTCGACGAGGACGGTGGCCAGTTCAAGTCCGAGCTGTTCGGCGAGGGCAAGACCTACGAGTTCAAGACCACGAAGGCCGGGGTCATCAACTACGTCTGCACCGTGCACCCGGGCATGACGGGGAAGATCACCGTCACCGAGTAG